One window of Gloeothece citriformis PCC 7424 genomic DNA carries:
- a CDS encoding metallothionein — translation MTTVTQMKCACESCLCIVDLETAIKKDGKSYCSEACANGHPEGSGCGHQGCGCHN, via the coding sequence ATGACTACCGTTACTCAAATGAAATGTGCTTGTGAATCTTGTCTTTGTATTGTTGATCTAGAAACCGCAATTAAAAAAGATGGCAAGTCTTACTGTAGCGAAGCCTGTGCTAATGGTCATCCTGAAGGGTCTGGATGTGGTCATCAAGGATGTGGCTGTCATAATTAA